In the Populus trichocarpa isolate Nisqually-1 chromosome 1, P.trichocarpa_v4.1, whole genome shotgun sequence genome, ttaaaaaaaatgataaagataattttaaaaaaaaaaacacaaaaacaaaaaagaataataaaaaaaaagaagacaatcttggaaaaaaaagaaaaaaaaacatgtaaaacccaaagaaaagagaaaaaaacgaaaacaaaatgtggggaaagaaaaaaaaggaaaaaaaaagacaaaacacaaaaaaacaaaaataaatgaaaaaacagaaaaaaaaaaacatgtagaaaaagctacagtactttcctcacgcgttttagagtatttgttaataaaataattataagaaaaaagaaaaagaaaaatccaagagtttaaaatttaatcaaatgcTATCTAtaggaataaaacttgaataaaataaaatatattttaattcacaCTAGATATAATTGTCgaggaaaaattattaaaaaatatataaaagctggttaaattgttatatattttcttttcattattataaattatcaataaattttcTGATTAAAAAgtcttattgtattttttatatacttataagttcatatttgatatttaaaagaagatttatttttttacatgtacttgatcatcaatttaatttcttgtcaCTTGCCTTGCATGTGTTTAttcaactatatatttaatatatatatttttatcagttttcatgaaatattttaatatttaatatctagaaaatacaaatttcatatatatatatatataataacaatattCTAAAAGACATAGGAGGATTAATCGTTCAAAATTGCATTGTGGATCTTTTCATGAATCAATATGCCctcactttttttgtttttgttccattcttttttaatttcatcttttctaaactaaattgaGGATCAATTTAAGCAAGATTATCAAgagatgataaaataaaaaaaataaaatatcaaagtgaaaaaagacaaagaaaatagGTGGCGGTTTCAAAGTttccattaaaaattaactttagtCCTTCTACTTTTTCAATAACacattttttatccttgtagatTTTTAAAACTCACTTTTGGTATGAAACCtattttttgtttctcaatCCCTATgttagagagagaaggaagtCGTCGAATTCCAactaaagagaaagaaaatcatgattGGAATTGATTTcgaccataaaaaatataaaaattggtGTCAACGGGTTTTATTTGACAAGAGGAGTTTAATGATGGTTGTTGTAAGTCTCAATGTTGCCTAAAAACATATCTAggcctagaaaaaaaaaatcttacctagtttgttttggtgtttttggactgcttgttttttaatatatatatttttaggttgATAAATTGGTTTTTGATGTTGTACAAGTGTTTATTAGGTGTTTTAAAGTAAAGATAggtttttaagggaaaaaactTTATAACCTAATTTTCAACCACCACAATAGTGATCAAATGTTAGGCTAGCAAACGACGCAttgtctgttttaatttttttataagaaaataaacagcGATAGACGCGTGGGTTTGGACTTAGtatatactttaatttttttttaagaaaataaacatgatgAAACACATAGGTCTAGGCTTTGTTTTTCAAAAGCCTAGATGTGCTCGGCCTAgtcttttttccccttaattttcctcttattttattttttttatttttttaaaattttgttattatatattttcaaagaaaattggTGGTGGTTTCAAACTTTATGTAAAAAGTTAACTTTAGTCCTCTTCCTTTTCCAATGACACATTCTTTTATACTTGTAGAATTTTAAAACTCACTTTTGGTAtgaaactttagtttttttatttttcaatctctaTGTAAAAGAGAGTAGAGAGGAAATTATTGAATTTcacttaaaaagaaagaaaatcatgattGACATTAATTCTAGCAAAAACGAAAATCAGACTTGGTGTCAACAAGTCATATTCAACAAGGAGAGTTTAATGAAAGTTATTTTGAGTCTCAAAGTTGTCTAAAAACAGATCTAGgtcaagaaagaaaattctTACCTGGTTTGATTTGGTGTTTttggaccctttttttttatataattgtttgggttgataaattggttttttgatGTTATACAAGTGTTTGTTAGgtgtttttaagtaaaaatgggttgaaaatgagtttttaagagaaaaaaatttatgaccTGATTTTTCAACCACCGCAATGGTGGCCAAATTTCGATCTGGCAAACAACACGTCctctgcattatttttttaaaaaaagtaaacaagGCTAGATGTGTTGGTCTAGGCTTGGTgtctactttatttttttcaaacaaataaataggcTCAGGCGCGTGGGCTCAGGCTTGGTTTTTTAAAGGCCTAGAGGCTCTGGGCCTAGTCTTTTTCccctttaattttctctttttttgtttttttttttaaattgttattatatatttagcaaaaactaaaaatacataaaaatcttattataCTTAATGGAGTCCATGACTCGAGTAGCAGGTTTGTGGGTTgacttgtaaaattatatataaacatcaacTGTTTTTATTCATagttatatttcttttctcaatgttaaaaaatgtGTTAATAGCTCCTGCAAGttcattcatttaaaaaacattatccgACCCGAGTTGAATAgacattttaataattattatttttatttattggcacaaataattttcaatttttttaattaaatacatgcgTATGCTTTTATATTTATGCTTAGGATTTCTTTTTGTCAAAAAACACGTTGGAGAAAACTACttctattttttgttgaaaaaaaaattatatggtcCACGGTGAAGCGTAGGTTAAATCGCttagtatatgtatatgtatcaTGAGAACTTCAATAAATAATCcttaaaaatctcaaataacttttttataagcatacttaaagattaaaataatattttatatatcatgctcttattaaaaaaaaatcatgttttattttttaaaataaaaggagagagTGAtatgaaaaagagagaaagaaagccTTATTCTTTTTTGCAATGCATCTAAATAAttgttactattaaaaaaataaggaagaagTTCTCATCTAACGATAACATAAGATTATAACTAATGTCTTTTCTAtgataatttcaagttaataatttgttattttttatgtcattttattatttttagcacACTtggagtaaataaaaaaaaacatgaatgaatacaaatttcatgaatattttgttttaaaatgtttttttttgtttaatatgagtagaaaaaaaaatgataaagcaTAATGGCGGAGCCACATAGAGGCAACAGAGGGCAATtgcccctttatttttttaaaaaaatatttttttgcattaaaatattaatataatagctTTACAgagttaattttctttgttagctACTAATTGatccaaactcttttttttttttttactattgtcCCTGCCTCTCTCCCTTCTACAAAATTTCTCTTCTAGCCCTAAGGTATTAATTAGTTAAGCAAGTAACCTCTTATGCTTTATGCTTGAGGAAAGTTTCCTTCATCTTCtctatttgtttcattatataattttagttttatttctttataattatttattgaaaatgttagggtttataataatttatgggtttgttgaattaatatgtgtatgggtaatattatatgctaatggatatgaattgaaatgagttttgatgaattgataagtattttgttatgaatttcatatggaaaatgatgatgatgaatttactagtgattaaaaataaagtacaagataaactaaaaaaattaaagaaataatagataaattaaaaagaaaacatttaatatttatgtgttAATCCATTTGTACAAAACAACAAGTTAGTAAGAACAACATCAATTTGTGACAATCCTTTTAAGCTATGGTTTTAGATGCTATGTACCATATGTCAGCACATAATTGTTGCCAAGATCTTTCCTAATTCTtgaaagatttagaaatagataaatgaaagtttgttgtatatattgagaaagatatttttaatgagattaaaaataaaatcattatgaagcaattttaaaatataaaatcttgaaaagaacaattataatgtaagttttttcattttaaaagtattcttaaattaGTTTTGCTTGACTTGAGTTagtacatatatttcaaattaatttctctatATGATTTTATGATAGGTAATCAAATTTGGtaatgatgaaaattaattatgataatcaTTATTAGTCTCTAAAATCCACTATAAAATAAGAGGTCCatactattttttcaaattttatacaCTATTCATCACCtcaattttttagagttttgagctttgtttttcttcctaaCCTAGATATTAGATTCAGTTTTGTTGAGAGATACTTAAgtccatttatttttgtttgtaaacCTTGTTTAAAATTACATCTAAACAAGGTGGTGGTTATTGGAATCATATGAAGCTTATTACAAATATTCTAGTTGTGCAAGTGAGGAGCAATGAAATTTTAATGACAAATGATTCAACACTGATAGTAACAAAAACttcattattttcaaaatacttcaacaaataagtactcctatttattttagtctaaacataaatatattatattattagcaTGCATGTTATGATTGTATTTCAATCTTTTATGCAACTTTGAATGTATGTTTAGTATACAtgctattttttagttttgattgcaAGTTTGcatgatatataaaattacatgcttataattttaacatgtaTGAACTCTAATATTTTCTTGGATAACTTTTTGTTTAGTATGTTATTACAACAATAAACCGAATAATCCATGTTCACTAGTGTAATTAATCACCTAATTTTTAGACAACATAGATATGTACTAGTtgtgctctttctttttataaaatataagttttattatgaaaatatccaaaaatattattattattattatatataaaaaagcgaATACAATTCTTGATATACGAGTAATTTCTCAagtttgaataattatatattttaaaaatataaaaaaatccatttctCAACTTctatttgtataattaattgatttgtaTAACACTCACATATCATTAAAGATTAAAggttatttgatattatgataatgattactttttaaaatgttttttgtttgaaaatgtatcaaaataatgtttttttattttttaaaatttatttttgacatcaacacatcaaaataatatggatacaccaaaaaaatcttaatttaaagtaaataaaaaataataattttttttaaatactttttaaataaaaaaaataaacgggTTCACtgattctaaaataaaaaaaaagagtgttaAGTTGGGCTAAGAGCTTTCACCACCTTAGTTAAGGCTAGCCCAGCGTATGCTAATTTAACACTGAACTTGGACAGACTGCTGGCCCATATCCAGATCTTTAAAGTTTTGTAACTGAAAGACCCAATCCCAATCCGTCTCAAACGATTTTTTAATTTCCTGCCGAGAAAAGAGGCGAGACTAGAGAGCAAGGAAAGCAAAGCATAGCTTCTTCACAACTCAACTCTCCTCTCCTCTACTCTACTCTACTCCTCTCCAGGTCCAGTCGCTCTATCAAAACTCAACTGAGAAAACCAAGTAACAGAATCTCGCAAGTGTGCGGCAATGGCGGATCGGAGTCGAAGTTTCCTGAAAGAAGGAACAGTAACGTATGCTTATATTCTCCTTTACATTGCTCTCTCCAGTGGCCAGATCTTCTTTAACAAGGTCAACTCCCTTATTCTCTCACGctgtttcctttccttttccttttcatttcttcattAACTGATTGATTGATTAAGCGTCAGTGTTCTGTTGAGTTTTTGGGCAAGATTGCATTAAAGCCTATCGTTGTTGGCATTTGCAGTTGAATGTtcctttatatatttatatttatagggtTTATAGAGTgaatttaatgttattatatttcatcttatgaacttttttcatgattttgctTTACACAAGTAGCTCACATGGGTACTATTTAATAAATTGATCCTTTGTGTGGCTAATGTAAGGTTTTGTTTAATTGCAGTGGGTTTTGTCATCTAAGGAAATAAACTTTCCTTATCCTCTTGGACTGACTCTGCTTCACATGGTTTTCTCCtctgttttgtgttttgtaCTAACCAAGGTTTTCAAggtattgattgattgattgatcgGGCTCTCTGATTATGATAATTTCCCTTAAGCAACTCTTAATCTTGATTTGTAACTCGTTACAGGTTATGAGGGTTGAGGAAGGAATGACACTGGAAATGTaagtacaaaaattaaaacttctCCGTAACTGTTCATTGATGAACATCCTTGACAATTTCATTACATATGATTGTGCTTTGTCCTATATCTAACTGATGTTTGTGTACCAAGATATACAACTTCAGTTATTCCAATTGGTGCAACGTTTGCAATGACTCTGTGGCTGGGAAACACAGCATACCTCTACATATCTGTGGCTTTTGCACAAATGTTGAAGGCTATCAGTAAGTGTTTACTGTCTTCATTTTCATCCCTCTTTTACTAGGTTTacagtgtaaaaaataaacatggttTTTACATGATCAATGCTACATTAAGGCACAGAACTTCATGAACACACAATGCTCTGGTTGTGATTACGCTAAACGTTTTGCCTCTTTTGTTAATGTGGGTGATTCATGTCTTTGTTGTTcattatatttatcattttcccTCTTACATCTTGATAAATTGTCGTTATGAGTTTGAATAATCACCTGGATCTATTCTGGATATTAATTATGATCCTGAGCATCTGTGACTGCATCTCTGTTCGGTGGCTAGAGTTGGCCGGTTATTACTAAGTACTTTGGGATTTGTCCTTGTGGATGCTTTGTGATGTTTGATTTCTTCAATGAGATTTGCAGTGCCAGTAGCTGTTTTCGTTCTTGGTGTAGCAGCTGGACTTGAAATGATGAGCTGCAGAATGCTTTTCATAATGTCAGTGATAAGCTTTGGTGTTCTAGTGGCTTCTTATGGAGAAATAAATATCAACTGGATTGGAGTTGTGTACCAGATGGGTGGAGTTGTTGGAGAGGCCTTGAGACTTATTTTTATGGAGATTCTGGTGAAGAGGAAGGGTCTGAAATTAAACCCTATATCTGTCATGTACTATGTCAGTCCCTGCAGGcaagtattatttttatctttaactaGTAAAACTTCATTCTTATGGAAGTGTTCCTTACTAGTTCCATGAACAGGAAAATTATTATCGTTTGAATGCGATTTTTGGTTCTTTTATGCAGTTCTGTTTTCCTGTTAATTCCTTGGATCTTTCTGGAGAAATCAAGGATGGAAGCACATGGGACATGGAACCTTCAACCACTAGTGTTAATGCTCAACTCTCTTTGCACCTTCGCTCTCAATCTATCAGTTTTCCTTGTGATCTCACATACGAGTGCTCTGACCATTCGTGTGGCTGGAGTCGTCAAGGATTGGGTGGTTGTCTTGCTGTCTGCCCTTCTATTTGCAGATACGAAGCTAACAATTATAAACCTGTTTGGCTATGCTATTGGTGAGTGTCTCCATTAAGAAGTCTAATGATGTTATAAATGCccgtttagttaaaaaataagaatgtttTTGATGAAATTCCATTTCCAAGAACAGACCCTTCATATTTGTGCTTGGAAGGCCTAGAATTGT is a window encoding:
- the LOC18095523 gene encoding probable sugar phosphate/phosphate translocator At3g14410, whose amino-acid sequence is MADRSRSFLKEGTVTYAYILLYIALSSGQIFFNKWVLSSKEINFPYPLGLTLLHMVFSSVLCFVLTKVFKVMRVEEGMTLEIYTTSVIPIGATFAMTLWLGNTAYLYISVAFAQMLKAIMPVAVFVLGVAAGLEMMSCRMLFIMSVISFGVLVASYGEININWIGVVYQMGGVVGEALRLIFMEILVKRKGLKLNPISVMYYVSPCSSVFLLIPWIFLEKSRMEAHGTWNLQPLVLMLNSLCTFALNLSVFLVISHTSALTIRVAGVVKDWVVVLLSALLFADTKLTIINLFGYAIAIAGVAAYNNHKLKKEASKGSSDESKHPESIPLTEPSTSNS